ACACTCTAGGGATACACCTCACATGGGGACAGGTATGGGACATGCCAAGTGGCGTGTCCATTAAATTACAATACTTTTATGTGGGACCCACCGGGGACAAGCTGAGAGACACACTGAGGACACGGCAAGGTGATTTTTATATAACTTTTGTTGGAGTTTGtaccacatcggttaattatctcctccaaaaactagtatatgagcatgGGTAGCCTCTCCCCCCGTTACCAAatagttttgagttggatgctttaacttTAAAAGCTTTTTCAGGGTACAATACTTATAACTTCAAAAGTACCGGGTCAAAATAATGTAAAGCACATGCATGTTCATAAGCATAcaccattggtccataatgcaTCCGATAGGAATCCTAACCTAGATGTTTTAGTGGTTACAGTGTCTGTTTGCATAAAAAACACAACTTATTTTAATAAGAATTGATGTATCCATGTCGTGTCCGTGtccctattttttaagaattttcttGTCCCGTATGCATATCCGTGTCTCAGgccgtgtccgtgtccataTCCATGCTACATAGCAGATGGATGTCTCTCAAAAGTCACCCTCTAGGCAATTCCCCACATCAGAGCATATCCAAGCTCACATTAGGCTAATTAATCTATACTTCAGCAATGATGTTTTCAATTTCGTTTTGGTTTTTCCCAACAGTAAATGGCTTTTTCAATTACATTTTGGTTTTTCACTCTCTGACCTGCAAAACAACATGAATCTTGCTgacccagaaaaaaaaaaaaaaacgaatcttgCACACAAAAAACTTCATTTAGAAATGtagagatatagagagaagagaagagaccTGAGAAGACGAGCAAGGATGGTTGacttgggttagggtttgaggAGGAGCAGTGGCAGGGGTGAAGCGAGGGCCGGGAGGAAGCCATGGGGAGGGAtcggaaaggagagagagagctgttgACAAATGGAAGCTGGAGGGACTTCCAAAGCGGGGGACCCAAACAACTGTCCGCCATATTCCCGCTAACGAATCTTTCAAtcactgttcaaaaaaaaatctttcaatcaAATACGTATGGTATGGATGAATGAATCAAATTACAGacacccctctctctttcttcatactcttttttttttataaatttaatgGATCAACAGCTCTACAGTCAAGCCATTATATAGACCAGATCCGACTGCGTAACCCAAACATCCGGACGGAACTAGCGCAGCCACACCACTCACGGGTCCCACTTATTGCAGGATACTCACTCGGTGAAAAATTAAACCTTTGAGAAGTACTCTCAAAACTTGGGCATCTGCAGAACCACCACTGGGTATGTCTCCTTCTTCATACTTGCTCAAAGTACATCACTAAAATCAACTGTCCAACTCGTTTGGTTTGAGAACCACTTGGTGAATTTGGTTGCTCATGTTCCTCCCCAGAAGTGACCAGGGTTTGAGTCTCATAATGGGTGGGCATTTGGGGCCATGGTTATGAATAGGTTCTGAATCTCTTATGCTAACTCCAACATCCTCCACTAACCCCACCACTATCCCGCTGATATATACCCCACAACTACCCCGCTGATATATACCCAACCACTACCCCGCTGATATATAcaatgttgataaaaaaaaaactcgttcGTTTTGTTACTGGTTTGATTGAAACACGTTATTGAAACACGTTTGAAATCGCTGTCTTGGTAACAAACCAAATCCGAAcaacatatttttaaaagtcgttaaattttcaaaccaaatttaAAGAATCAATCAACTGTTCAACTTGTTCGGTTGGTTTTATCAGCCTTACTGTTTTGTAGTAGTACCAAAAGTATCAAGTTTTCCACTCCATGTTGCCAAACTGGGTTAGCTTAGTTAGACATTCTTAAAAACTTTCACGGGGAAGGGCAGGGAGTCGATtattgtcaaaagaaaaaaatggtaaTTTCTTCCCTTGAAGCCTTCAGTTGGGCTTAGTATAATTGTATGCTTATATCCCGTTTAATGTAATTCGGACACTTGTATTCTTCTTgtaataattaaataaaacacCTAACAAATAAGACAATGTGCACAATGCCTTGATCTCTAACAAAGCCAATCGAAAAGATTTATTGTCTTCACTCAATTCAAATTACATCCCAACAGGGGATGGCAATCTTCTCCACCCCACCCCAACCATCTTCTCCGCCCCACCCCAACCTCGCTCTGATTAGGGTGATTTCTctacttgttttttctttcgttGCATGTGGGCCAAAAATGGGAAAGAAATTagcattttcttttggtttatgTTTTAGTATTCCGTACTCCCATATTGTCACCCGCCCCGTACCCACATTGATTACAGTTGAGATGAATTAATAGTTTACTCCCGATCAAATACTCTTCTGTCCCAAATTATTAGTCCCTTTTATGAGTACGTGCCACGTTAAATATCATGTACAACTAATGAGAGGTCTACAGATAGGAAAGTACCGTAGTTTCAAATATGAGCAAAACatttgttttgtatttgctaTGACAGGAAATGAGAACATGAAATTAACATCGCAGTCTTTTCGAATGCTTAGCTGCTGCTTGAAAAGCCATGGCATTGAGGTGTTCAATATGATGGGAGATACTCTTCACATGAACAAGGTAAAAACATCATTTTAGTCCACGCGTAAGCATGTCAAAAGCGCAGGGCAACGATTAAGGACCTCAAGTACTGCAGAGATTTGAGACTGCAATGCTATTTTAAACACAAGGGCTCTCCGAACTTACAAAACTGGCTATAAATCTGTTGAAAAAAGGGTGGATCCTCATCAAGTCTTAAACACCTTGGACTTGGATTACCAACAATTTTGTTTAAAGAAACTATGAAAACCGCAGTTGAAATTGCCTGGTTAATTATTTGCAGAAAGATAAATTATCTAAACAATTTCCCAGTCAGAATCACAGAAAACATGATTCCCGCACTCCACTTTCTTTCCAAGCCCTAAACATTCTCCTTTGCATTGGTTTTGACCCGCATCAAGATCATTCCTGGGTGCTTGCCCACATTCATGCTCTTTTGTAGGTTTCATTTTCGTGGTATAGGCCTCACGAGTTATGTTCTGAAAGAAAttacccacacaaaaaaaagaaaagaaagaggagttAATGTTCTGAAAGGGAACACAAGAAATTTTAGTAACAGATGAAAACCATGGAGGAGACTAACTTAGTTCTACCTAAAACAACCTTGCTATGAAATtaatcaattttgaaaatagTGACGTAAGAACTCTGCATCAAGTCCATCATGCTTATATCCTAACGAATATTTATACTAATGATTTCTAAACACGTACAAACAGAAACTAAGAAGGTACCAAATTTTACATGCAGTACTAAATTCACCGGAGAGAGATGGATGCACCTTGGAAGTCCGACTTTTTGCCGCAGTAAGACAAACGGAACAAAGTTTATTCATATCCCGCACAAAACAGCTCTCATCAAGCTTCAGTTTACGAAATTGGGCGGCTTCCATTCCAGGTTCAATAACAGAACTATCCGTGAACGTTTCTGCACTACCATAATCTGATCCTTCTGGGActcaaaattgaaggaaaatgcATGTTATCATCAAGATCAAGAAGTACGTTATGATTTATCATGACACTAAACCCTATGCAAGAAATACATAAATTGACAAAATTGAATGATTAACAGATGCATGATAAGGTGGGGAAGAACTTTGTAATAAGCTGGGAAAATCGATGGGGATCTGTAATTAGATGTCATGCGACAAACATGCGCAACTCCCACTGCTAGTGGATCAGTTcaccaaaagaaaattaataccTGTTCTACGAACTGCATTTTCAATATTTCAGAGCAAAAGCCTAGCTAAGATAACTCTAATAGGTGCGCAAAAGATAATACATGCTAGCTTGTTTGAAATGGAGGAAACTAAAGGACCACAATAAGCCAACAAGATGATCAGATGCAATTGAAGTATTACTTTGCTAATACGAAACGAGCACCAACATCTCTAGATACTGAGAGAACTCTTCACTATTTATCTCTAGAGTAACTAAGAGAAGTTTTcatttcctctcttctttttttgctttattgaTTACCAAGCCAGCATATTTATTAAAAGTTAAAGGAAAGGTTAAAAGTTGGAGGTTAGCTTTTTTGTGACGAGAAAGCCGTAACTTTTGACACTTCAGAAGAGATGATGGTGTGTTAGCCTTTGTAATCTCTTTCAAATACTTTTCTAAGtttttcagtttttatttcCCACTCCAGTGGGAATTCTCCCCTAGGAGCCTCACAGCATTGGAATGATTAGCATTAAGGGCATGTTTGCAGTAGCTGTGGGTACAGATTTTAGATTATAGCTTCAATTTCTACTGCATATAATAAATTTTGGGTTTCAGTAAAGCAGATAAACATGTTTTCTATAGGTAGTATGATTAAGCTGCAGTAAAAGTTGGTACTATTTACTACAAAAGGTTAAATCAGCTTATAGAATGCTTAGAATCTGTAATATAATCTGAAAAGCACCCTAAACCCAGCTTCTCTAGAATTGGATTTAGACCCTTTTTCAGCTTAAATCCATAGAATCCAACACGCACTAAGAATGTTAAAGATTTCCCATAGTGAAATTTCAGCAAGGGAGacatccaaaagaaaaaggcCATGGATTCTTCAATCACACAAACTACACTGTCAACTAAATCAAGGCCACTCGTAAAATAAGTGCGCACAATACCATTAAAAACCAAGAAAATCTACCAATTCCCAATAAGTAATCCCATATAACAGTTTCCATATTTTTCAATCAACACATGCCAGAGACTGAAACACAAATGAGTAAGTATAAAAACTGTGAATCTATCATacaaatatggctcacaatgccAAGAAGATGTATTAGTAAAATAATGCTAGTCCTAGTGAGGAAAGAAACAATATGAATAAAAAGAGAAGTGAAGAAATGCCTAGTTACCAGGATAGCCAACAGCAACATAATCCTCAGATTCAGCAGAAACTTCATTTGACAACTCAAACTCAGCCGAACAAGAATTTGTCGCAGATACTGTATCGAAGGTAGGAGGTGTAAGTAAGCCAGGGCAGAAATTAACAGGAGGAAATtaagttaaaaaagaaagaaacacatATAAAATAGGACAACAGAACCTACTGTTAGATACTGCCGATGAGGCAGCACCAGAAGTAAATCCAATATCTGAAGCTCCACACAGTGAGGCTTCAATTAAAATAACTGAATTAGATGATGGCATTTCGTTTGAAGTATCAGCTACGATTTTCACAGGGTTAGTTGTTTCCCCTTCCATCACATAAGGGTTATATTCTTCAAGAGATATACATGTATCCTCCTCTGCAGCGGCATCTTCTTCTGGAATCTCAGTTGGCAACGGTTTCTCCACTGAGGAATTTTCCAAGACACTCGAATGCAAATTTTCACACATGTCAATATCAGTCTTTTGCTTCGACTGTGAATCACTATACGGCCCTTCCACAAGTTCTAGTAAATAGGCGAGATCCatacttttattttgttgaggagaTAATTTTGGAGCTGCAACTTCAATGGAATCTGGCGAAATTGCAGGAAGCACATCATGCACAAACTCTGAACAGAGTTGTTTTATATTGGCACCCATTGTATGCACCTGGTGTTCAATGTTGCCACCCACAGCCTGCAACTGCTGTTCAACATATTTAAATGTGTCCTGTCCAAGTAACCAGATAATTTGACATGAGACTCATTAGCAGCATCAGGAGCTTAATGACCCAATGTTAGCAAACCTCAAAATTAGTTAACTATTCAACCTCATGAAGGGGAAATAATCATGATATTGTTTTTGGAATCCTACAAGATCCATTCGTTCCTTTTTCTCTTACAGATGGTTAGAACTTCATCTGAGATCGAATCCTACAGAAAGGTCTACTAGGGGTCCGAAATTGTAGAAGAAACAACAATATCTTTCTTTTGTCGCTCCCAGCCGATCGGAAAATAAGGAAATGGTTGATCAACAAAAAAGTTCTAAACCAAAGACATGCAATGGAGCAGTAGGCAGTCAAGTGAATTCCAGTCCACCAGATAATATGACCTATGGACAGCACTCTTGTGGTAAAGACAGTGGCAGAATCAGGATTTTGAGGTGGGAGGGGAGAAAAATTACAGAAATTTAAACAATAAAAGAGCAATATAATGGCAAACAGGAAATAGTAACGTCACTTTGAATCAAATTCCCAGATAGCAAGATACGAGAAAACTATTAGAAGGATCTCTTACTAAATGAGCAAAAGCCAAAAGGCTTTGTTTTCTATAGAGAAAGCTAAGTGAAGTAAATGGATATAAAACAGAAGTGAAGGGAAGGGGCCATTATTAAGGTTTTGAAGTTTGTGGGACAAAATAGGATAATTATGTTAGTATACTTGTGCCAATCCCCACCAATGACTTGGTGGCTCCATCCCTGGCTAAGGACGTAACGCTAGAGGTCCAGAGGAATCATTACTGCAAGGCATGGAGCTGAAGGTCATAAGTGTTCGTTTCGAACAAAGTTTTACCATAATATTTCTCTAATTTGAAGGCCGTATGGAATCATGAATAATCAGTTGTTCAGTCAGTAGGAACAAGCCCAGAATTCCCCTTTATACCGTGGTAAGAAGCCAGGCAGACAGAGATCTACAGTAGATATACGAATTTACTGGAAGGTGACAGAAAAGTGGCCATCATTCAGCATGTCTAACGGTTTCCTGTTGACTGACCAAATTGAGAAACAGCAGTTTTAGTAGTCTCACTAACCAAATCTGTAGCATGACTCATAGGCAACAATACAAAGGCATTGTTCAAGAACTTCCTACCAAGGCCAGAGTCCAGTTATACTCTGATTTCTTAGAGATACTCAAACAAATTCCAGGTAGTCATAGAAGTATGGGTCATGGATGAAAATGAGGAGGAGGGGAGCTGCTCAATCGTTGTGGCTTTTCTAACTTTTCTCATGTACTAGAAAAACATGTCGGCAAGATAAAATAAACAATTGcatgaactctaaaaaaaaggACAGGAGTTTCCATGGGGAAAAAGAAGGGGAAGATAAGTGCAGTACCTCTTGGATGACACCATCCACCTCCAAGCATAAAGTTTCAAACTTCTGGCGTAGGTCTGCAACCCAATCCATACCTTTACACCAAAAATTCTCACTAAATGCAAACACTTGAGAtctttgggaaggagaaaacaaaagtgtattttttttttttgctgcccAACTAAGGACCAATAGACACCTGCAACATCCATTTCAAATGAACACTTGGTTAGCACTAATGCATGTATTTGTCGCCTCAAGTCAAAGGAAAAGAACTAAGGCTCAATTTGGTTGGTCAGACTATTAATAAATCAGGATGAGTAATACCATCGGACTTATACTAAGGGGAGTACCCCTTACGGCCATACCACAATTCCCGCGATATCGTATAACCTACGTTTTATGGGATCAGTTGTCCCATCTATGTATATGCACACTCGCCACCAATTGTTGTATTCAACGcaaggaatttaaaaagttcaTACACGTACAAGATATAAAAACATACATCTTCCACAAACATATTCCGGAGGTATCCACATCCAActtttacgttttttttttagtaacgccGTTTCGCGTCCTGTCTTCCCGTGACCGTATCTGTGCGTCATAAGTGGTCCCATGTAGTCAAACCCCATGCATAATCCCATGAATCAAAAAGGAAGGGAAAGTAGCATGTGTTTTGCATTATATTTAGCAAGATGCCATTCTGATTGTTAT
The sequence above is a segment of the Rhododendron vialii isolate Sample 1 chromosome 13a, ASM3025357v1 genome. Coding sequences within it:
- the LOC131314423 gene encoding uncharacterized protein LOC131314423 isoform X1, translated to MDWVADLRQKFETLCLEVDGVIQEDTFKYVEQQLQAVGGNIEHQVHTMGANIKQLCSEFVHDVLPAISPDSIEVAAPKLSPQQNKSMDLAYLLELVEGPYSDSQSKQKTDIDMCENLHSSVLENSSVEKPLPTEIPEEDAAAEEDTCISLEEYNPYVMEGETTNPVKIVADTSNEMPSSNSVILIEASLCGASDIGFTSGAASSAVSNISATNSCSAEFELSNEVSAESEDYVAVGYPEGSDYGSAETFTDSSVIEPGMEAAQFRKLKLDESCFVRDMNKLCSVCLTAAKSRTSKNITREAYTTKMKPTKEHECGQAPRNDLDAGQNQCKGECLGLGKKVECGNHVFCDSDWEIV
- the LOC131314423 gene encoding uncharacterized protein LOC131314423 isoform X2; the protein is MDWVADLRQKFETLCLEVDGVIQEDTFKYVEQQLQAVGGNIEHQVHTMGANIKQLCSEFVHDVLPAISPDSIEVAAPKLSPQQNKSMDLAYLLELVEGPYSDSQSKQKTDIDMCENLHSSVLENSSVEKPLPTEIPEEDAAAEEDTCISLEESSLCGASDIGFTSGAASSAVSNISATNSCSAEFELSNEVSAESEDYVAVGYPEGSDYGSAETFTDSSVIEPGMEAAQFRKLKLDESCFVRDMNKLCSVCLTAAKSRTSKNITREAYTTKMKPTKEHECGQAPRNDLDAGQNQCKGECLGLGKKVECGNHVFCDSDWEIV